A stretch of Cicer arietinum cultivar CDC Frontier isolate Library 1 chromosome 5, Cicar.CDCFrontier_v2.0, whole genome shotgun sequence DNA encodes these proteins:
- the LOC101512536 gene encoding agamous-like MADS-box protein AGL80, with protein sequence MTRKKVKLAFIVNDAARKATYKKRKKGLLKKVDELSTLCGIEACAILYGPYDPQPEIWPSPWGVERALSKFRTMPEMEQSKKMMNQETFMRQRVLKTKEQVKKQRKENREKETTLLMFQCLNEGKIVHNNMTMVDLNDLSWLIDQNLKNIGRKLEAEDNNNNNINNNNNNGQIQIMDTPNQLVELAPLPSKNEELPPMGHPHVGLGMSNGDNIMQRQWIMDLMINGNGNGNGDEINIPFGDANVQSGFWPNLLS encoded by the coding sequence ATGACTAGAAAAAAGGTGAAACTTGCCTTCATTGTCAATGATGCAGCTAGAAAAGCCACAtacaagaaaaggaagaagggTTTATTGAAGAAAGTTGATGAACTAAGCACCCTTTGTGGCATCGAAGCTTGTGCTATATTGTATGGCCCTTATGATCCTCAACCCGAAATTTGGCCATCGCCATGGGGAGTCGAAAGGGCACTCTCAAAATTTAGGACAATGCCTGAAATGGAGCAAAGCAAAAAAATGATGAACCAAGAGACTTTCATGAGACAAAGGGTTTTGAAGACTAAAGAGCAAGTGAAGAAacaaaggaaagagaataggGAGAAAGAGACAACACTTCTCATGTTTCAATGTCTTAATGAAGGAAAAATTGTGCACAACAATATGACAATGGTTGATTTGAATGATCTTTCTTGGTTGATTGAccaaaatttgaagaatattgGTAGAAAGTTGGAAGCAGAggataacaacaacaataatattaacaataataacaataatggTCAAATTCAAATCATGGATACTCCAAATCAATTGGTGGAATTGGCACCACTACCATCAAAGAATGAAGAATTGCCACCAATGGGCCATCCCCATGTTGGATTGGGTATGAGTAATGGGGACAACATCATGCAAAGGCAGTGGATCATGGACTTGATGATCAATGGTAATGGTAATGGTAATGGAGATGAGATAAATATTCCCTTTGGTGATGCCAATGTTCAAAGTGGATTTTGGCCTAACCTACTATCTTGA